From one Streptomyces sp. NBC_01478 genomic stretch:
- a CDS encoding SRPBCC family protein, with protein MNSHRRSGSHMPSVRWPQGYEPSGAALHAVNSGRTAAASEVVWAWLVRPELWSSFYVNARRVRHQSGPWPQVALGSRFTWITFGAVATTEIVEYEPFERLAWTATGLGARAHHAWVLTPRADGGTDILTEETQRGRAPALLRRALAPAMHYMHQRWINGLASSAEGRQPP; from the coding sequence ATGAATTCCCACCGCCGCTCCGGCAGCCACATGCCCTCCGTCCGCTGGCCCCAAGGCTACGAGCCGAGCGGGGCGGCGCTCCACGCGGTCAACTCCGGCAGGACCGCCGCCGCGTCCGAGGTCGTCTGGGCCTGGCTGGTGCGCCCGGAGCTCTGGAGCTCCTTCTACGTCAACGCCCGCCGCGTGCGCCACCAGTCCGGGCCGTGGCCGCAGGTCGCGCTTGGCTCCCGTTTCACCTGGATCACCTTCGGGGCTGTGGCCACCACGGAGATCGTCGAGTACGAGCCCTTCGAGCGGCTTGCTTGGACGGCCACCGGCCTCGGCGCCCGGGCACACCACGCTTGGGTCCTGACGCCCAGAGCCGACGGCGGAACGGACATCCTCACGGAGGAGACTCAACGGGGACGCGCACCTGCGCTACTGCGCCGAGCCCTGGCCCCCGCGATGCACTACATGCACCAACGCTGGATCAACGGACTGGCCTCAAGTGCGGAGGGCCGACAACCGCCGTGA